One region of Helicoverpa zea isolate HzStark_Cry1AcR chromosome 24, ilHelZeax1.1, whole genome shotgun sequence genomic DNA includes:
- the LOC124642220 gene encoding uncharacterized protein LOC124642220 isoform X3, translated as MVTAGFKILVNLLIAVNIRHIQACPLEDVELKAAYKSGEIHDQDPPITLEKIKTKLKESEIFDWEDPGLTEREKKEMSKLFDTVEIMTTSRTRQPSSVQNMFSSLRLVERVVKKQLKEGQISEALAAKFNWDKLAITSLP; from the exons ATGGTTACAGCCGGCTTCAAAATATTAGTCAATCTACT AATCGCTGTAAACATCCGACACATACAAGCATG CCCCCTAGAAGACGTAGAACTCAAAGCAGCGTACAAATCAGGAGAGATCCACGACCAAGACCCTCCGATAACGTTGGAAAAGATCAAGACTAAGCTGAAAGAGAGTGAGATCTTCGACTGGGAGGACCCGGGTCTTACTGAGAGGGAGAAGAAAGAGATGAGCAAGCTGTTTGATACTGTTGAGATTATG ACGACATCGAGGACCCGTCAGCCGTCGAGCGTACAAAATATGTTCTCATCACTACGTTTAGTCGAAAGAGTGGTTAAAAAACAACTGAAAGAGGGGCAGATTTCTGAAGCTCTAGCTGCTAAATTCAATTGGGACAAACT CGCAATCACATCCCTACCATAA
- the LOC124642220 gene encoding uncharacterized protein LOC124642220 isoform X2, giving the protein MVTAGFKILVNLLIAVNIRHIQACPLEDVELKAAYKSGEIHDQDPPITLEKIKTKLKESEIFDWEDPGLTEREKKEMSKLFDTVEIMTTSRTRQPSSVQNMFSSLRLVERVVKKQLKEGQISEALAAKFNWDKLIAPTTSLQKLLEATYDTKE; this is encoded by the exons ATGGTTACAGCCGGCTTCAAAATATTAGTCAATCTACT AATCGCTGTAAACATCCGACACATACAAGCATG CCCCCTAGAAGACGTAGAACTCAAAGCAGCGTACAAATCAGGAGAGATCCACGACCAAGACCCTCCGATAACGTTGGAAAAGATCAAGACTAAGCTGAAAGAGAGTGAGATCTTCGACTGGGAGGACCCGGGTCTTACTGAGAGGGAGAAGAAAGAGATGAGCAAGCTGTTTGATACTGTTGAGATTATG ACGACATCGAGGACCCGTCAGCCGTCGAGCGTACAAAATATGTTCTCATCACTACGTTTAGTCGAAAGAGTGGTTAAAAAACAACTGAAAGAGGGGCAGATTTCTGAAGCTCTAGCTGCTAAATTCAATTGGGACAAACT GATCGCACCCACTACATCATTGCAGAAATTATTAGAAGCCACTTATGATACCAAGGAGTGA
- the LOC124642220 gene encoding uncharacterized protein LOC124642220 isoform X1, with product MVTAGFKILVNLLIAVNIRHIQACPLEDVELKAAYKSGEIHDQDPPITLEKIKTKLKESEIFDWEDPGLTEREKKEMSKLFDTVEIMTTSRTRQPSSVQNMFSSLRLVERVVKKQLKEGQISEALAAKFNWDKLSNRQRREKPSYLLDKTTNMRIFNIH from the exons ATGGTTACAGCCGGCTTCAAAATATTAGTCAATCTACT AATCGCTGTAAACATCCGACACATACAAGCATG CCCCCTAGAAGACGTAGAACTCAAAGCAGCGTACAAATCAGGAGAGATCCACGACCAAGACCCTCCGATAACGTTGGAAAAGATCAAGACTAAGCTGAAAGAGAGTGAGATCTTCGACTGGGAGGACCCGGGTCTTACTGAGAGGGAGAAGAAAGAGATGAGCAAGCTGTTTGATACTGTTGAGATTATG ACGACATCGAGGACCCGTCAGCCGTCGAGCGTACAAAATATGTTCTCATCACTACGTTTAGTCGAAAGAGTGGTTAAAAAACAACTGAAAGAGGGGCAGATTTCTGAAGCTCTAGCTGCTAAATTCAATTGGGACAAACT ATCGAATCGTCAAAGGCGCGAGAAACCATCGTACTTATTGGACAAAACGACCAACATGAGAATTTTTAATATTCActaa
- the LOC124642219 gene encoding phenoloxidase-activating enzyme-like: MNLFILAVFAASACFVNGQNSCQTPSGGSGECISVYNCQVLLALVNKKDRTSEDVDLLKRSQCGHVGKTPAVCCPKAQQQGNCFTPEGKVGQCISLYSCPHLANMLKPPVPAESISYVQRSRCEGPEQYSVCCGPAPSRNPSVLPQGNCDSKMSAFPPDPSSGCCGLDSRVGNKIVGGTATTVDQYPWLVMIEYVKLGVTKLLCGGALISGKYVLTAGHCVAGAVLDIGTPRRVRLGEYDISHEGADCAPVEAGGEDCTEGVTRIEIEKVIPHPQYNPVSALKRNDIALLRLKENAPFTDFIRPICLPNKDLTLPENTPQNFSLYAAGWGAVSTRQSFSNVKLHVELPFVSQDRCQPAYSQPGRSVTLWQGQLCAGGVTGKDSCKGDSGGPLMFEDGRTYEVIGVVSFGPVPCGMEGIPGVYSKVYEYLDWIRTTIVP; encoded by the exons ATGAATTTGTTCATCCTTGCCGTTTTCGCTGCGAGCGCCTGCTTTGTAAATGGAC AAAATTCTTGCCAGACGCCTAGCGGCGGCAGTGGCGAGTGCATTTCGGTCTACAACTGTCAAGTTCTTCTGGCCCTGGTCAACAAGAAGGATAGGACCAGCGAAGATGTGGATCTGCTGAAGAGATCGCAATGTGGACACGTTGGAAAGACACCAGCA GTGTGCTGTCCCAAAGCTCAGCAGCAAGGTAACTGCTTCACGCCTGAAGGCAAGGTTGGGCAATGCATCAGCTTGTACTCTTGTCCTCATCTTGCTAATATGCTCAAACCTCCCGTGCCTGCCGAGAGTATCAGTTACGTGCAACGATCAAG ATGCGAGGGCCCAGAGCAATACAGCGTCTGCTGCGGTCCAGCTCCGAGTCGCAACCCATCCGTGCTGCCTCAAGGCAACTGTGATTCCAAGATGTCTGCCTTCCCCCCTGACCCGAGCTCAGGTTGCTGTGGTTTGGACAGCAGAGTCGGCAACAAGATCGTGG GAGGAACAGCGACTACAGTAGACCAGTACCCGTGGCTGGTAATGATTGAGTACGTCAAGCTGGGAGTCACGAAACTGCTTTGTGGAGGAGCTCTCATCAGCGGCAAATATGTCCTGACCGCTGGGCATTGTGTGGCTGGAGCAGTTCTTGATATTGGCACACC CCGGAGAGTACGTTTGGGAGAATACGACATTTCCCACGAAGGCGCCGACTGCGCTCCAGTAGAGGCTGGTGGTGAAGACTGTACTGAAGGAGTGACGAGGATCGAGATTGAGAAGGTCATTCCTCACCCGCAGTACAACCCAGTCAGCGCTTTGAAGAGGAACGATATTGCTTTGTTGAGACTGAAGGAGAATGCTCCGTTCACAG ACTTCATCCGTCCCATCTGCTTGCCCAACAAGGACCTGACACTGCCTGAGAATACTCCTCAAAACTTCAGTTTGTACGCCGCCGGTTGGGGTGCCGTCAGCACACGACAATCTTTCAGCAACGTCAAACTTCACGTTGAATTGCCTTTCGTTAGCCAGGAT AGATGCCAACCTGCCTACAGCCAGCCCGGTCGCAGTGTGACCCTATGGCAAGGTCAGCTGTGTGCCGGAGGTGTTACCGGCAAGGACTCATGCAAGGGAGACTCTGGCGGTCCCCTCATGTTCGAAGATGGAAGGACCTATGAAGTCATCGGTGTCGTCAGTTTTGGACCCGTTCCTTGTGGCATGGAAGGCATTCCTGGTGTCTACAGCAAAGTATACGAATATCTGGACTGGATTAGGACCACTATTGTTccttaa